One genomic region from Mauremys reevesii isolate NIE-2019 linkage group 7, ASM1616193v1, whole genome shotgun sequence encodes:
- the LOC120369055 gene encoding solute carrier family 22 member 6-like: MAFGDLLEKVGSAGPFQLLCVLLLTAPALLIASHNLVQNFSAASPEHQCRPLPPGTNASWVGNTTAAHGVLSLVPSPEQRCRLVGTRGQHPRPNGSLGRAGETEPCQDGWYYDRSTFSSTIITEWDLVCDLGPLPALAQTLFMAGVLLGALLFGVFSDRFGRRVILLCSLLLVAVMGTGAALSSDFLTYCAFRLLSGVGLSGFLLNYICLSLEWVPTKSRALVVTWLSYCSTAGQVVLAGLAYGIRDWRWLQLAISIPFFIFFLCAWWIPESARWLIVNHRPAMALSNLQRVARINRKQLGGDSISLEMLEKVGGSPTGKSTCSCLHLFRTPAMRRISCCLMSVSFSTNLAYFGLSMDLPAFGLDIFLVQTFFGAIDILAKMACALALSYFGRRAIQASSLILAGVFLLGNIPVPREMLMVRLALVVLGKGCLAASSVCSYLYGGELFPTAVRQTGTGFTTVMARLGGMVAPVVLMAGQQFPFLPLVIFGVAPVVSGIAACFLPEMHNVPLLDTIEEVENRARRKGEEAIAGETMAHIVHSTRI; encoded by the exons ATGGCCTTTGGAGACCTCCTGGAGAAAGTGGGCAGtgcaggtcccttccagctcctcTGTGTCTTGCTGCTCACTGCACCTGCCCTCCTCATTGCCAGCCACAACCTGGTGCAGAACTTCAGTGCCGCCTCCCCTGAGCACCAGTGCCGCCCTCTGCCACCAGGCACCAACGCCAGCTGGGTGGGCAACACCACTGCAGCTCATGGGGTGCTCTCCCTGGTCCCGAGCCCAGAGCAGCGCTGTCGCTTGGTGGGCACCCGTGGGCAGCATCCAAGACCCAACGGTTCGCTGGGCAGGGCAGGCGAGACAGAGCCCTGCCAGGACGGGTGGTACTACGACCGCAGCACCTTCTCCTCCACCATCATCACTGAG tGGGATCTGGTGTGTGATCTGGGCCCCCTCCCGGCGCTGGCGCAGACGCTGTTCATGGCAGGGGTGCTGCTTGGAGCCCTCCTTTTCGGAGTCTTCTCGGACAG GTTTGGGCGGCGGGTCATCCTGCTGTGTTCTCTGCTGTTGGTGGCTGTCATGGGAACCGGGGCTGCCTTGTCCTCAGACTTCCTCACCTACTGCGCCTTCCGCCTGCTGAGCGGGGTTGGTCTGTCTGGCTTCCTCCTCAACTACATCTGCCTCA gtCTGGAATGGGTCCCCACCAAGTCCCGCGCCCTGGTGGTGACATGGCTGAGTTACTGCAGCACGGCAGGCCAGGTGGTGCTGGCTGGTCTGGCCTACGGCATCCGGGACTGGCGCTGGCTGCAGCTGGCCATTTCCATCCCCTTCTTCATCTTCTTCCTCTGTGCCTG gtggATCCCAGAGTCTGCACGCTGGCTCATCGTCAACCACAGGCCTGCAATGGCGCTGAGCAACCTGCAACGGGTGGCCCGGATCAACCGGAAGCAGCTGGGTGGGGACAGCATCTCCCTGGAG ATGTTGGAGAAGGTCGGGGGCAGCCCCACTGGGAAAAGCACCTGCTCCTGCCTTCACCTCTTCCGCACACCGGCCATGAGACGCATCTCCTGCTGCCTCATGAGTGTCAG CTTCTCTACCAACCTGGCCTACTTCGGGCTCTCCATGGACCTGCCGGCCTTTGGCCTGGACATCTTCCTGGTGCAGACGTTCTTCGGGGCCATTGACATCCTGGCCAAGATGGCCTGTGCCCTGGCCCTGAGCTACTTTGGACGCCGAGCCATCCAGGCCAGCTCCCTCATCCTGGCCGGTGTCTTTCTCCTGGGGAACATCCCTGTGCCCAGAG AGATGCTGATGGTGCGACTGGCTCTGGTGGTGCTGGGAAAAGGATGCCTGGCTGCCTCCTCTGTCTGCTCCTACCTGTATGGGGGAGAGCTCTTTCCAACTGCTGTCAG GCAGACAGGCACTGGCTTCACCACTGTGATGGCTCGTCTGGGCGGCATGGTGGCCCCGGTGGTGCTGATGGCCGGGCAGCAATTTCCCTTCCTGCCACTGGTGATATTCGGGGTGGCTCCCGTCGTGTCTGGCATCGCCGCCTGCTTCCTGCCAGAGATGCACAACGTCCCGCTGCTGGACACCATAGAAGAGGTGGAGAACAG AGCCAGGAGGAAAGGCGAGGAGGCGATCGCCGGGGAGACCATGGCTCACATTGTCCACTCAACCAGGATCTGA